A single window of Dermacentor silvarum isolate Dsil-2018 unplaced genomic scaffold, BIME_Dsil_1.4 Seq71, whole genome shotgun sequence DNA harbors:
- the LOC119435447 gene encoding uncharacterized protein LOC119435447, whose product MSIALGRRVKLVVGFACEVLAYRLRDGARFDHVMQLVNVLHGRNCVLHVLDAGVLGVVVTEVRLLSDSNKTQYVLQGEGATLLCFFVLSPGEDLRRVLWFKDGAEVYVWRKGRRPLARNLFDKRVDLSNRSPSFITILSADMSMQGNYTCRVETDAGVSQNDLFLTVIV is encoded by the exons ATGTCAATTGCGCTTGGTCGGCGGGTCAAGCTGGTCGTTGGCTTCGCCTGTGAAGTGTTGGCTTATCGGCTACGTGACGGAGCTCGTTTTGACCACGTGATGCAACTCG TAAATGTGCTACATGGAAGAAATTGTGTCCTACATGTTCTCGACGCAGGTGTGCTGGGCGTCGTGGTCACCGAGGTGCGGCTCCTGTCGGACAGCAACAAGACGCAGTACGTGCTTCAGGGCGAGGGCGCCACGCTCCTCTGCTTCTTCGTGCTCTCGCCGGGCGAAGACCTGCGGCGCGTCCTCTGGTTCAAGGACGGCGCCGAGGTCTACGTGTGGCGCAAGGGACGCCGTCCGCTGGCGCGCAACCTGTTCGACAAGCGCGTCGACCTGAGCAACCGATCGCCGTCGTTCATCACCATCCTCAGCGCCGACATGTCCATGCAGGGAAACTACACTTGCAGGGTGGAGACGGACGCGGGCGTATCGCAGAACGACCTCTTCCTCACAGTTATCGTCG